GAGCTAGAATTTGTTGAAGTAGAAGCGGCTCAGCTTCCGCGACTTGTGGATAGTGAAGACTTATCCCTTGTTCCAGGGAACTACGCTCTTGCAGCGGACATGGATCTATTAAATGCGTTAGCGCTTGAGGACATGCCGGATCAGTATCGTAACCGGGTAGCGGTGAAAACAGAAGACTTAGATTCTCAGTTTGTGAAAGATATTAAAGAAGTGATTGAGTCGGATGAGTTTGAGGAGATTATTGATGAGGAGTTTCAAGGGTTTGGTAAGCCGCAATGGATGAAAGAACAGTAAGGGGTGGAAGACTACTTTCCGGATGGAGAGTAGTCTTTTTTGTGCAATCTATTAATGTTAATTCGGCCGTTACGTTTAATGAGTGGTTGGGGTGGCTGGGGAACGACTCGCTTTCCGCGGGCGAGCTGTCGAGCCTCCTCGCTCACTTCGTTCCCTCCGGGGTCTCGTCGACCTCTTTCTCCCGCAGGAGTCTCCCCGTTCCCCAGCCACCCCTGGCTATTATTTTTGTGAACGGCCTAGTAGCTTAAAGCTTACGGAAGTTATCTTAATAATTCTTTGAACAGCTAAGAGACGTGGGAGGATTTATTCTACTTAACATTTATTAAAATTTTGCAAATATTCAATATTATTAATATAATATACAGTATCTTCCTTATATGTACCGCGTTGTAAGAGGGAGGATGAATATTTATATGGAGGGATGTTTTGGCATGAGTTCACCAGAGAGGGGTTTGGAGAGTCAAACGGAGAGAAATGGGAAGTGGGAGATGCCGGATACGTATGTGATTTTATTTGCGGTATTAATTGTAGCGTCGATTGCGACTTATCTGGTTCCATCTGGTTCTTTTGAAAGGGAAACGATTGAGGGGGTAGAGCGGGTTATACCTGGTACATATAGTGAGGTGGATGGGAATCCGGCTGGTTTTATGGATATCTTTCTTGCCTTACAAGAAGGGATGGTTCAGTCTGGAGGGTTAATCTTTCTTGTTCTGTTTGCAGGAGGGGCGTTTGAAGTGATTGAGCGTTCTGGTGCGATTAAAGGTGGAATTATCAGGGCTGTGAACAAGACGAGAGGGAAAGAGTTCTGGCTCATTGCGATTGTATCTACCTTGTTCGCTCTTGGTGGAGCTGTTGGGGCTGTTGCGAATTCGGTTATTCCTTTTGTGGCAATCGGGGTGATCATTGCCAGAGCCTTGAAGCTGGATGCGATTGTAGCGGTGTCTATTACATTTGGAGCAACGTTTGCCGGGTTTAATGTTGGCTTCTTAAATCCATATACCGTAGGAATTGCCCAATCTATAGCGGATATTCCGCTTTTCTCGGGGATGCTTTTACGAATTATCGCTTTTGTCTTTATTGTAGGAGCCACGATTCTTTATACATGGGGTTATACGAAGAAACTGCTCCATGATCCTTCAAAGAGTCTGGTCGGGATACTAGATGAGGAGGAGGCGGAAGAAGATTTAAAGGCGCCCTTTACCGGGCGACATAAGTGGATCCTTGGGTTCGTTGGGGCTGCGCTATTGTTCTTTATATTTGCGACGATTCAGTTTAAATGGACGATCAATCATATGGCTGCTTTCTTTATTATCATCGGGCTTGTAGCCGGAATCATAGCAGGGATGAATTACAATAAGGTGGCACTCACCTTTCTAGAAGGATGTCAAAAGCTTGTTTATGGTGCGTTGATTATCGGGGTGGCTCGGGCCATTTTAATCGTTATGGAGGATGCGAGCATACTCGATACAGCTGTAAATGCTTTATCTGTTCCACTGGAGGGACTAACGCCTGTTCTTTCTGCGCTCGGGATGTTTGTGGCCAATGGGGTCTTGAATTTCCTCGTTCCATCTGGGAGTGGACAAGCTATGATCTCTATGCCGATCTTGTCTCCATTAGCGGATATGGTCGGTATTACGAGGCAAGTAGCTGTACAGGCCTATCAATTCGGTGATGGCTTCACGAATAGCATCTTCCCGACGTCAGGCCCACTGATGGCCAGTCTAGCCGTAGCGGGAGTTCCATGGATTAAATGGGCGAAATGGATGCTTCCGTTATTGCTGATATGGGTTGTTATTGCGGTGATTATGCTAACAGTAGGGGTCTTGATCAATTGGGGGCCGGTTTAATGGAGAATCCTGCTGCTTAACATGTAGAGGAAGATCACTTAATCGTTAGAGAAGACCACCTGAGTAGGTGGTCTTCTTTATGTTGGTTTGGAAATTGGAGAACTTCCTGATATCAATGGTAAAATTATGAAACCACGAGAGGGATACGGACGTATATAAGGAAAGAGAAGTATTCATTGATGCAAGGGGCAATAATTATGTTTTTCTCACGCTGGACGCTTTTGCAAGTTATTCTCGTCGTATTGTTAGGGATACTGGCATTCATAGCAGAACAATTCAACCAGGCGATTGCTGTGCCTATGACTTCTTCAAAAATTCATAGTCTGGGCCCCACAGTTCTGATGATTCTATTTCTCGCTTTAACCGTCGGGGTTTTCAGTCTGATCATTCGTCTACAATTAAAAAAGAGTCCGACCATTTTTACATCTCATTTTTGGAGCAGTGCACCATTGACTTTGGCTCTTTTCTTAGGTGCATCTCTCCTCTTATTTATTACTGGATTCATGACGGACTCATTTAGGGAAGTAATTCAACAGCATCGCCTGAGTCTTTATCTCATCTTTTACTACTTTCTCTTTCTAGTATACCTTCTTGTGTTAGCCATTGTTCAAAAGGTTAAAGGAAATACGTTGAGTGCTGAGAAGAAAGTTGGTGTGTCGTTCTTTGGCACGCTAGCTTTCCTGGTGTTGACGATCTTTATGATATAAGGGGGCGGAGAAATGCTTGACGTAATGGGCTTTGTAGGGATGTTTATCCTTTTCGGTGTCATTTTAACAGGGATGGCATGGGGTTTTTGGCGGATCTACAGAAAGTGAAGTTTCTGTTTCAGAATCGGTCGGTTTGATTGATAAACACGGTAGAAAGGAGAAGTCTCTGGTGTGGTGGATTTTCTTACTATATGGGGGGCGCTGTTAGCTGTGGGACTCGTTTTATTTTTGGGTTTTATCGGGCCAGGTTGGAGGGACCGGAATAACAGGGTGTTATGTGGCGAGGAAATCGAGAAGGACAAGCAAAAGGTATACAAGGTATTGTTTCATGCAGCTATGGAAGGAGAAACAACGTGTAAGCGATGCGGAATGAAGTAATAATTGCATGTCAAAAAGCGCCATTATTCATGACGCTTTTTTTATGTCGTTCATAACAATAAGGCGGTTGTAAGCGGGTTTATTCATGTTGATTTCTTTGGGGTGAATTCTGAGTTAGTAGGGAGCGTGTGTCGAATGGAACGTGTAGGTTCAACAATTTCCGGGGAAATATTACCGGGTTAGACGTTGTGGTGCAACTCTTGGTCCTTGGTGTCCCCTTTTAAAATGATTTGTGGAATTCTGTAACAGTCTTGAATTAGTAATGATCAGGATACATAGATTTATTTTCCGTGTGGTTGGTTCGAAAGATTCGGTGAACGTCATCTTGCATATTTCCGATTGCTTCTACAAGCACAATTATCTTCCCATTCTCTACCTCGTCTTCGTACTTTTGAGCCTCTTCCGCGGGTACGCCGGAATCTTGAAGGGAACGAGAGACTCCATCTTTACGTCCCTCTGAGTTGAAGGCGATGGGGCCAGCTGAGGTTAAGTTTCCGCCACCGGGTACAGATATGAGACCAATGTTTGTGAGTAAGCCGCCAATCCCGCCTAAGCTTCTTCCGGCAATGGCTCCTAATCCAGTGGCGCTGCCAGCACCATCTGCAATTTCGTCTTCATTTGAAGATATGGACTTCTCCTTTTCATCCTCTAATCGATTTACCTTCTCTTCTTCCTTCGCAAAAATAGAAATATCTTTAGAATCGTATCCGAGGTGTTGCAATTCTGATATTGCGCTTTCTGCATGATTAACCTTTGAGAAAACGCCTCCTATAATCTTTGCATCCATTGTTTCATCCTCCTTCATCGTCTTATAGGTTGTATACCCGAATAATTGGGAGATGACCCTTTTTATAAGCAGAAATAAAGCAGTCAGGGTTGAGGGGAAGAGAGCGGAAAGAACATTCATTCGTTTCTTTTTTTGTATTTTGGGTTATAGATAAGGGTGCACCCATTATGGTTAGAAATGTTTAGGATAAGAATAAAGAAGAATGTATAGAAAGGATGAATCAGAATGAAAGTACTTGTAGTAGGAGCAAATGGTCAAGTTGGGAAACATCTTGTGAAGAAGATCCAGGATACAGAAGGTCTTCAAGCGAAGGCAATGATACGTAAAGAAGAACAAGCATCTTACTTTAAAGACTTAGGTGCGGAGCCTGTTGTTGTCGATTTAGAAGGAAACACAGACGAGATTACGAAAGCCACTGAAGGTGTGGACGCTGTTGTATTCACTGCAGGTTCAGGACCTAACACAGGACCTGACAAAACAATGCTAATTGACTTAGACGGTGCCGTGAAAACCATTGAAGCCGCTAAATCTGCAGGAGTGAAGCGCTACGTCATGATTAGTTCATTTGATACGACACGTGAGGCGATCCAGGAAGCTCCATCTTCCTTCTCCCCTTATGTAGCTGCGAAGCACTATGCGGATGATTGGTTACGCCGAACAGACCTGGATTATACCATTATCCATCCAGGTATGCTGACAAATGATGAAGGAACAGGCCAGATTCAAGCAGCTGAAAAGGTAGAAAGAGGCGAGATTCCACGTGAAGATGTAGCAAGTGTGATCTTAGCGAGTCTGCAAGATAATTCTACAGTCGGCAAAGAGTTCCAAATTGTTGGCGGATCCACATCCGTTACAGGTGCCGTGAAATCAGTCTAAAACGACAATAAGAACTTTCCTAGTAAACCTCTCAAGGTTAAATCCTTGAGAGGTTTATTTTATGTCTTCTCATTCGTCCTCCTCTTCACTACAAGCACTTCAACGCCTCTTAGGAATCTTGATCAAACGTTTGATCAAGACACCAAACCGCATGGGAGAAACGGTCTAATCGTTTTATTCTTACCTAGATTCTCCTCGTGAGACCCTTCCGTAATTCATTTACAAATGAAGAACGAACTTTATTCCTTTCATCAAATTTTCACATTCGTTTTATAGTGTGATGGTAAACAGAAGAAAAGGAGGGGGATTCAAAAGGTGGTATTAGGTCCTCTTGTTTTACCGGTTCACCTCGTGGTCTTAACCATTTCCCTTGGAAGTGGTGTGTTCTTCTTTATGTTGACAAGTCCGTTTTCTAAAACGAGGACACGTCATGTACTTAGTGAAATGATTGGACTGTTTGTTTGGCTGGTCGTTTTTGTTTGGATAGGGAAGGTCTTATTGAAATGGAGGTTATTCTTTGAGGATCCTGTGTCGATACTTATTTATCCTAGTAATCATCAAGCGCTCTATATAGGTATTGTTTTCACCGTTTTATATAGCTTATGGGCGTACCGGGATCGAGAGAAACTTCAGGGGATAGGCTTATCCGCGCTTGTCATGCTGAACTATGCTTCCTTTGTTTATTTCTTTATTTCGGTAATTTGGGCATCAGGCAGAGCGGTTTACTTAGGAGAAATGGCCCTCGGGGTCGTCCTTGTGATCTGGCAAGTTGTAGTAATCAACAGAGATTCAGCGACAAGTGGATGGGCGGGAATAGCGGGGGCGCTTAGTGTTGGAAAGCTTATACTGGCTTTACAATTTGGTGAAACGTTTTTCTTTCATTACAAAGTCGATCTATGGTTTTGGATTTTCATTGGAATGTTGTTCATTCCGTTATTCTATAAAAAGAAGGTGAGAATATGACAGCTTCTGCAGCAGAGCTTACAATCTGGCTGGCATTTGGGGCAGGGGTGCTCTCATTTATATCCCCATGTACGCTACCTTTATTTCCTGCTTATTTGTCCTATATCACAGGAGTTAGCGTGAAAGAATTGAAGGACTCTTCTTCGTTTGCGATTCGGAAAACATTACTCCTCCACTCCATATTCTTTTTACTAGGTGTGTCCCTGATTTTTATGGGACTTGGAATTGGAGTTTCGTTGCTTGGTCAATGGATTCAAGGATTGTTAACCGGGAATTCAGGAGTCTTGCTTCAGCGTTTAGCTGGTATTTTTATTGTTTTAATGGGCTTTTTAATAACGGGGTGGTTAAGAATTCCGCTCTTTATGAATGAAAAGAGAATGAGGTTGGCCAAAAAGCCTGCGGGCTACCTGGGGACGGTGTTTGTAGGTGTTGGATTCGCCGCTGGATGGACACCGTGTATAGGACCGATCTTTGCTTCCATACTCGTCGTAGCAGGGACAAATCCAACAGAGGGAACCTTGTATACCCTTATGTATATCATCGGGTTCTCTGTTCCGTTTCTTGTACTTTCTTTCTTCCTTGGTTCCACCAGGTGGATTGTGAAATACAGTGAACGTTTCATGAAAATTGGAGGAAGTATCATGATTGGAATGGGTGTGTTGCTGTTTACTGGACAGATGGCTAGTCTCTCAAACTACCTGTTGCAACTTCTCGATGGAACTTGGTTTTCAAATTTAGGATAGGAGGAGAACGATGAATATAAAGCGTATCATCATTGTGGCGATCTTCGTAGGGATGTTTGGATGGGCGATTTACGATTTTACTAGTGAGGAGCAAAATACGTCAGACGTTTTGGAACAGAATTCTAATGGGCAAGGGGAATCTGGAGCTAATATAGAAGAAGGGTTAGAGGTCGGACAGAAAGCACCTGACTTTGAAGTAAAAACGTTACAAGGAGAGAAAGCCTCCTTATCGAACTATAAAGGAGAAAGGATTATGCTGAACTTCTGGGCTACATGGTGCCCTCCCTGTCGAGCGGAAATGCCAGATATGGAGAAGTTCTATCAGAATAAAGACGTTACGATCCTTGCTGTTAATTTAACGGGAACAGAAGCAAAGGTGGACGATGTCCATGCGTTTAAAAAGGAGTATGGGTTAAGCTTTCCCGTTCTTTTAGATCAAGGGAATGAAGTCGCGACTATGTATCAGATCAGGCCCATTCCAACTACATATATGATTGATTCAGAAGGGATCATTCAACACAAATCATTGGGGGCTATGAATTACGAACGAATGGTGCAGCAATTTGAGAACATGAAGTAAGAAAGATACTATAAAGTGGTGATGCCTATGAAACAAACAATTTTAATCGTAGAAGACGACAAAATGATACGACAACTCGTTGCGATCTATTTAAATAAAGAGGGGTATGAAACGATCGAGGCTGCGGATGGAGAAGAAGCCAAAAGAGCTTTCCTGACCTATCATCCTTGCTTGGTGATATTGGATTTAATGCTTCCGAAGGTGAGTGGAGAAGAGGTTTGCAGATGGATTAGGGAACAGGAGAGAAATGAAGTATCGATTATTATGCTTACGGCTAAAGCAAAAACGAGTGATAAAATCACGGGGCTTCGTATGGGGGCGGATGATTACTTAACGAAACCGTTTGAGCCAGATGAATTAGTCGCTCATGTTGAAGCGGTTCTCCGTCGAACAGGGCAGTTTTGCCAAAAAATCGTGCATGACGGATTGTGTATTAAACCCCGTAAAGGCGAGGTCCTCCTGTATGAAACAGCGGTGAACCTGACGAAATATGAATTTAATATGCTCTATTATTTTATGACCAACCCAAATCGAGTCTTAACCCGGGAACAACTCTTGCAAAATCTCTACCCATTAGCGGAACAAACCGTGTTAGATCGAACAATCGATGCTCATATCAAGAAACTTCGGGAAAAGGTTGAAAAAGACCCATCACACCCTAAGAGAATACAAACGGTTAGAGGAATGGGGTATAAATTTGTCACTGAATAAATGGATCTCCTCTCATTGGCACAAGGGATTCCTGTTTCGGATGACCATATTAAATGTGTTCATTATTACGATCTTTGTTGGCATTAGTGGGTGGTCTATTTATAATACGGCGTGCTTCCTGGTGGCGAATATGGATACGGGTACTGTTCGTCAGTCGCATTTTCGTGAAACCCTTTTTCAATATCTGTGGATCTTTAGTTTGTGCGCCATCATTTTGGGGAGTATGGTCAATTATCTATTTACCAAGAAACTGTTAAGGCCTGTGAGAGATTTAATTGAGACAACCAAAACATTAAAAGAAGGAAAGTATCCTAAGCCGATCTCGATGAGTAATGGTAGCGAAATGGATGAGTTTATAGGGCATTACAATGAATTGGTCAGACAATTAGAAGCAAATGAACATCAACGAAAGAAAATCGTTACTGATCTCTCCCATGAACTTAGAACCCCATTATCGAATATTAGCGGCTATTTAAATGCCCTCAAGTCGGGTGTGATAGACGGGAGCCAAGAATTATATGGCAGTCTATATGAAGAGTCCAAGCGTCTCACTCATATGATCCAACAGCTTGATCAATTAAAAGAATGGGACAATGGATCTCACCAACGCCTGGCTAAAAGGGGGAGGGTGAATATACAGGAGGTGGTCCAAACTTCTGTCTTAACCTTTAAGAGAACCTTAGAGCAACGAGGAATTGAATGGGAGGTTCAAGTAGAGTCTCAGGAATTGCTTGTGGACCAGGAGGGGGTTCAACAGGTGCTGAATAATCTTCTAGATAACGCCATTCAATATTATATAGATGGAGCACCCCTAGTAATTGAAGGAAAGATAGATCAGGATGCGTATGAATTATCTATTCGAGGCCCTGGAAGGGTGATAGAAGAAGAGGATCAAGAGAAAATCTTTGAGCGCTTTTATCGCTCTGACCCTTCAAGAAGCAGGGAAACCGGTGGTACGGGTCTTGGACTGGCTATTGCAAAAGAGATCGTAGAACGCCATGAAGGGGAGATTGGCCTGCGATCAGATGGGAACGACCATACCTTTTGGTTTCGGCTACCTAAAGAAGGAGCACTGGATTAATCCAGTGCTCCTTCTTTACGTTGGACAAACCCTTGATCAAACGTTTGATCAAGGGTGGAAAGAAAGCTTAAACCGTCATTTTCTCTTTCAAATGCGATCCTGCAATACCTGGGTAAGTCATTTCATACGTATCTAATATGACTTCAAGGTCTTCGGGATTTAAAATATTGTACTCCTTACATAATTCACGAATGCTTTTGTTCGTTTTGATTCCTTCTTGTGCGATCTTGGCTGATTGCTCATATCCAATGTGAGGGCTTAGTGCTGTGATAACGCCTAAACTTTTCTCGACATGATCTTTTAAAGCGGCTTCGTTTGCTTGTATGTCTTTCAAGCATAAATCGGTGAAGACTTGAAACCCGTTCTTCATCACAGTCATCGATTCAAGCAGGTTGAAGATCAGGACAGGTTCCATTACATTTAAATCTAATTGACCGGCTTCACTAGCCATACTGATGGTTTGATCATTGCCAATCACTTGAAAAGCGATTTGATTGATTACTTCTGGCATCACGGGGTTTACTTTGCCAGGCATAATAGATGACCCTGGCTGTCGTGCAGGTAATAGAATTTCACAAAGGCCATTCTTCGGTCCTGAGGCCATGAGCCGTAGATCATTAGCGATTTTAGAGAGATTGGTCATCGTATTCTTTAAGGCTGATGATAGCTCTGTATAAGCATCTGTGTTCTGAGTGGCATCGACCAGATTCTCAGCGGATTCTAAAGGTAATCCGCTAATGGAAGATAAGTGCTCAACCACAAGTTTTGTGTACGTAGGATCAGCGTTCAACCCTGTCCCGACAGCAGTAGCCCCCATATTCACTTCATAGAAGTTCTCTCTCGTACGCTCAATTCGCTTAAGATCTCTTTTCACCATACGATGATAGCTTTCAAATTCTTGGCCTAATCGAATCGGGACTGCATCCTGTAGATGGGTACGTCCTACTTTAACAATGTGATCAAATTCATCTGCTTTGTCCTTGAAAGTCGCTGCCATCTCCTTCATAACATCTTCGAGCTGGCTCATTACCTGAGATATGGCCAGGTGCATGGTCGTTGGGAAGACATCGTTCGTTGATTGAGACATATTGACGTGGTTATTCGGATTAACCGATTCGTAATCCCCTTTTTTCTTTCCCATAATTTCTAACGCTCTGTTGGCGATCACTTCATTGGCGTTCATATTCAGGGAAGTACCGGCTCCACCCTGAATAGGGTCCACGAGGAATTGATCATGATGGTCGCCATTAAGGATTTCATCAGTAGATTGAACGATTGCTCTACTAATATCGGCAGGGAGCTGGTGAATGTCCCTGTTGGCTAGTGCTGCAGCCTTCTTGACTGCAGCGATGCTGTAAATTAACGCTTCATTTAATTTATAACCAGTGATCGGAAAGTTTTCTTGTGCTCGCAATGTCTGGATGCCGTAATAGGCGTTTAGTGGTACTTCTTTCTTCCCTAGAGAATCTGATTCTGTTCGAAAATGATGCGTCATATATACCGTTCCTTTCCGTGTGTAATAGTCTTATGTGGGTCAACCATAATGGACAGCTGCATATTCTTCTTCTTGGTTTTCGGGCTCTGTTTGGTTTCTTTCTTTTGAACT
The nucleotide sequence above comes from Pontibacillus chungwhensis. Encoded proteins:
- a CDS encoding redoxin domain-containing protein, whose translation is MNIKRIIIVAIFVGMFGWAIYDFTSEEQNTSDVLEQNSNGQGESGANIEEGLEVGQKAPDFEVKTLQGEKASLSNYKGERIMLNFWATWCPPCRAEMPDMEKFYQNKDVTILAVNLTGTEAKVDDVHAFKKEYGLSFPVLLDQGNEVATMYQIRPIPTTYMIDSEGIIQHKSLGAMNYERMVQQFENMK
- a CDS encoding sensor histidine kinase; the encoded protein is MTILNVFIITIFVGISGWSIYNTACFLVANMDTGTVRQSHFRETLFQYLWIFSLCAIILGSMVNYLFTKKLLRPVRDLIETTKTLKEGKYPKPISMSNGSEMDEFIGHYNELVRQLEANEHQRKKIVTDLSHELRTPLSNISGYLNALKSGVIDGSQELYGSLYEESKRLTHMIQQLDQLKEWDNGSHQRLAKRGRVNIQEVVQTSVLTFKRTLEQRGIEWEVQVESQELLVDQEGVQQVLNNLLDNAIQYYIDGAPLVIEGKIDQDAYELSIRGPGRVIEEEDQEKIFERFYRSDPSRSRETGGTGLGLAIAKEIVERHEGEIGLRSDGNDHTFWFRLPKEGALD
- a CDS encoding response regulator transcription factor, whose amino-acid sequence is MKQTILIVEDDKMIRQLVAIYLNKEGYETIEAADGEEAKRAFLTYHPCLVILDLMLPKVSGEEVCRWIREQERNEVSIIMLTAKAKTSDKITGLRMGADDYLTKPFEPDELVAHVEAVLRRTGQFCQKIVHDGLCIKPRKGEVLLYETAVNLTKYEFNMLYYFMTNPNRVLTREQLLQNLYPLAEQTVLDRTIDAHIKKLREKVEKDPSHPKRIQTVRGMGYKFVTE
- a CDS encoding YfcC family protein, whose translation is MESQTERNGKWEMPDTYVILFAVLIVASIATYLVPSGSFERETIEGVERVIPGTYSEVDGNPAGFMDIFLALQEGMVQSGGLIFLVLFAGGAFEVIERSGAIKGGIIRAVNKTRGKEFWLIAIVSTLFALGGAVGAVANSVIPFVAIGVIIARALKLDAIVAVSITFGATFAGFNVGFLNPYTVGIAQSIADIPLFSGMLLRIIAFVFIVGATILYTWGYTKKLLHDPSKSLVGILDEEEAEEDLKAPFTGRHKWILGFVGAALLFFIFATIQFKWTINHMAAFFIIIGLVAGIIAGMNYNKVALTFLEGCQKLVYGALIIGVARAILIVMEDASILDTAVNALSVPLEGLTPVLSALGMFVANGVLNFLVPSGSGQAMISMPILSPLADMVGITRQVAVQAYQFGDGFTNSIFPTSGPLMASLAVAGVPWIKWAKWMLPLLLIWVVIAVIMLTVGVLINWGPV
- a CDS encoding general stress protein translates to MDAKIIGGVFSKVNHAESAISELQHLGYDSKDISIFAKEEEKVNRLEDEKEKSISSNEDEIADGAGSATGLGAIAGRSLGGIGGLLTNIGLISVPGGGNLTSAGPIAFNSEGRKDGVSRSLQDSGVPAEEAQKYEDEVENGKIIVLVEAIGNMQDDVHRIFRTNHTENKSMYPDHY
- a CDS encoding SDR family oxidoreductase yields the protein MKVLVVGANGQVGKHLVKKIQDTEGLQAKAMIRKEEQASYFKDLGAEPVVVDLEGNTDEITKATEGVDAVVFTAGSGPNTGPDKTMLIDLDGAVKTIEAAKSAGVKRYVMISSFDTTREAIQEAPSSFSPYVAAKHYADDWLRRTDLDYTIIHPGMLTNDEGTGQIQAAEKVERGEIPREDVASVILASLQDNSTVGKEFQIVGGSTSVTGAVKSV
- the aspA gene encoding aspartate ammonia-lyase, which codes for MTHHFRTESDSLGKKEVPLNAYYGIQTLRAQENFPITGYKLNEALIYSIAAVKKAAALANRDIHQLPADISRAIVQSTDEILNGDHHDQFLVDPIQGGAGTSLNMNANEVIANRALEIMGKKKGDYESVNPNNHVNMSQSTNDVFPTTMHLAISQVMSQLEDVMKEMAATFKDKADEFDHIVKVGRTHLQDAVPIRLGQEFESYHRMVKRDLKRIERTRENFYEVNMGATAVGTGLNADPTYTKLVVEHLSSISGLPLESAENLVDATQNTDAYTELSSALKNTMTNLSKIANDLRLMASGPKNGLCEILLPARQPGSSIMPGKVNPVMPEVINQIAFQVIGNDQTISMASEAGQLDLNVMEPVLIFNLLESMTVMKNGFQVFTDLCLKDIQANEAALKDHVEKSLGVITALSPHIGYEQSAKIAQEGIKTNKSIRELCKEYNILNPEDLEVILDTYEMTYPGIAGSHLKEKMTV
- a CDS encoding cytochrome c biogenesis CcdA family protein; the protein is MTASAAELTIWLAFGAGVLSFISPCTLPLFPAYLSYITGVSVKELKDSSSFAIRKTLLLHSIFFLLGVSLIFMGLGIGVSLLGQWIQGLLTGNSGVLLQRLAGIFIVLMGFLITGWLRIPLFMNEKRMRLAKKPAGYLGTVFVGVGFAAGWTPCIGPIFASILVVAGTNPTEGTLYTLMYIIGFSVPFLVLSFFLGSTRWIVKYSERFMKIGGSIMIGMGVLLFTGQMASLSNYLLQLLDGTWFSNLG